GATCAACTCCCCCGGCTCGGCCGCCTCGGCGCTGACCGTCGGCGCGGTCGACCGGGACGACTCGCTGGCGTGGTTCACCAGCCGCGGCCCCCGGCTGCGCGACGCCCTGGTCAAGCCCGAGATCGTGGCACCGGGCGTCGGCATCGTGGCCGCGCGGGCGGCGGGCACCGCCATGGGCGAGCCGGTCGACGACTACTACACCGCCGCGTCCGGCACGTCCATGGCCACGCCGCACGTGGCCGGTGCCGCCGCCCTGCTGGCGCAGCAGCACCCGGACTGGACCGGCGCGACCATCAAGGACGTGCTCGCCTCGACCGCCAAGGACGTCGGCCACAAGTGGTACGAGCAGGGCGCCGGGCGGCTGGACGTGGCCAGGGCCGTGACGCAGCGGACCACCGGCCCGGCCTCGGCGAGCTTCGGCAAGGTCGAGGGCGTCGCACCGGCGAAGCACGCCGTGACCTACACCAACACCGGTGACGCGCCGCTGACCGCGGGCCTCGCGCTCGGCGTGGCGTCCTGGGACGGTTCCGCGCCCGACCCGGGCACCATGGCGCTGGCCGGTTCCTCGCTGGCCCTGCCCGCCCGCTCGACCGCCGACATCACCGTGACGGTCGACCCGGACGAGGGCCCGTTCGGCGTGTACGGCGGCACCGTGGTCGCCACCACCCCGGACGGCGGCACCGTCCGCACGCCGGTGAGCACCTACAACGCGCCGCCGCTGTTCCCGGTGTCGGTGCGGGTCCTGGACACCTCCGGCACGCCCGCCAAGCAGGCCGTCGTGCAGCTGGTGGACGACCGCCTGGGCACGGAGAACCGCAACGACCCGTTCCTCGACCAGGTGGAGCACTGGGTGGACCTGGTGGACGGCGCGGGCCGGGTGTCGCTGCCCGCGAGCACCTACTCCGCGCTGGGCTGGACCTCCGAGAAGAGCCTGACCGCACGCCGGTGGCTGGGGCTGAGCGCCGCCGAGGTGCCGGTGTCCGGCGCCACCACCATCACCCTCGACGGCCGCGCGACCGTGCCCGTCTCGGCGCGTCCGGCCGGGCGCACCGACCAGCGCGACCGCACCGTGGCGCTGCGCCGCGTGCTGCCCGCGACCGGCGACCGGGAGGGCCTGGTCACCGAGGTCGGGCTGAGCGCGGGCGCGACGCCCTGGGAGGTCCGGCTGACCCCGGCCGCGGCGGCGGGGACCGGCGCGGTGTCGGTGCAGGACCACGGCATCCACGGCAGCGCCGCGGTGGACCTCAAGTCCGGGGCCACCACGCTCGACCCCGTCTACGACGTCCCCTCCATCACCACCTGGCCGGGTGAGCACCGGCTCGCCCTCGTACCCCAGGGCGCGGCCGACCAGCGGGGCCGGGCCGTGCTGGTGCGGCTGCCCGCGCCGACCGGCACGACCGACCCGGTGAGCGCGGCGAACCGGGCGGCGCTGGCCGCGGCGCAGACCGCCGCGCAGGCGGGCGCGGCGGCCGTGATCGCCTACGTCGACGTGCCAGGCGCGCTGCCGCTGGGCCCGCTGACCGGTGCGGCGCTCCCGCTGCTCTCGCTCGGCAACGCCCAGGGCGAGGCGCTGCGCGCGGCCGGCGGCGAGGTCTCGATCACCGTGCGGCCCGTGCCCGCGGCCATGTTCAACATCGACGCGGTCGACCGCGACGGCGTGCCCAAGGAGCACGTGCGCACGTACCGCCCGGAGGACCTGGTCGCCCAGCAGGCCACCTACCACGCCGACCAGCCCGGCCTGACCGGTCAGAAGACCTGGTACGCGTTCCCCGAGGGGCTGTGGAAGACGCAGTTCGCGCAAGCGGTGCGGGTGCCGCTGCCCGGCACCTGGACCGAGTACACCGGCCCCGGTGACGAGCAGGTGGTGTGGAAGCGCGTGGTCAGCGCCGCCGCGCCCGGCGGCGCGTCGCTGGCGATGAACCAGTTCAACGTCTACCGGCCGGGCGAGCGCACCCGACCGGACGAGCACTGGTTCCGCGCACCGCTGCGCGCCACCGCCACCGAGCTGAACGCCGACCACCCGGGGCGCTACCCGAGCGCGGCCGACCGGTGGAAGGTGCTGTGCTCGGCCTGCCGCGAGGGCGACCTGTTCACCCCGCCGCTGCAGTGGGTCGACGGCGCGCACTTCGTCAGCCCGCACGAGAACGGGAAGTACTCCGCCATCACCACCGCCCGGCTCTTCCGCGACGACCGGGAGATCAAGCCGGTGGACGACCCGCTCGCGCAGTTCCCCCGCTTCCCCCTGGCGGCGGAGAGCGCGACCTACCGGCTGGAGGTGACCGACGCGATGGTCGGCCCGGGCAAGTCCGCCGCGCCGAGCACGCTGCTGTTCGCGCACGCCCAGCGCACCCAGACCACCTGGACGTTCACCTCCGCCCGGTCGACCGCGGCGCCGCCGGCCGGCTACTCCTGCCAGGGCGGGAGCAGCTGCTCGTTCCAGCCGCTCATCCTGCTCGACCACCGGCTGCCGCTCACCGCGGACAACGTGCTGGTGGGCAGGAGCTTCGAGGTGGCGGCAGCCTCGCACACCGGCGCCCGCGGCGGTGGCGCGGTGGTGTGGCTGCACGTCTACGCCTCCACCGACGGCACGACGTGGACGGAGCTGGCCGCGCAGCCGAGCGGGACCGGGGTGTGGACGGTGACCGCGCCGTCGGTGTCCGGTGACGTGTGGCTGCGCACCGAGGCCCGCGACGTGCGGGGCAACACCGTGCGGCAGACGGTGGAGCGCGCCTACCGCAGTCCGTGACCGCACCGGCCGGGGACGGGCCGCCGTCCGGCAGGCGCGGACGGCGGCCCGGTTACCGGTGGGTGGAGCCGAGCGGGTGGGTGTGATCCGGCGGGGGCGGTGCTGTCAGGGCAGGCCGTCACCCTGGTAGGGGATGCGCACCCACCCCTTGGCCGCGGCGCGCAGGCCCGCCTGGAAGCGGGTCTGCGCGCCGAGCGCGGCCATCAGGTCGCGCAGCCTGCGCTGGAACGTCCGGTAGCTCAGCCCGAGCTGCTTGGCGATGCTGCGGTCGGGCATCCCGGTGGTGAGCAGCGCCAGCAGGCGGGCGTCCTGTGTGGACAGACCACTGTGGTTGTGCAGCGCCAGCGGCAGCGCCTGGTGCCACAGGCTCTCGAACAGCGCGGCCAGCGCGTCCAGCAGCGTGCACGGGCGCACCACCAGCGCGGTGCGCAGGTCGGCCGCCGCCGAGTCCAGCGGGATCAGCCCGATCTGGCCGTCCACGAGGATCATCTTCAGCGGCGCCTCGGCCACCACCCGGGCCTGCTCGCCGAGCGCGAGCCCCGGTTCCAGGTCGTCCTCCAACCCGTGCAGCTCCAGCGCCGCGCGGTCGTAGACGCCGCGGAACCGCACGCCGCGGACCAGCAGCTCGCGCTCCACCGGGTGCAGCACGGTCGGCGGTTCGGCGTAGGGCGGCTTGTCGACGAACCGCACCTCGCGCCGCGCCGACCGCATCAGCTGCCCGGCCCGGCGCGCGATGGCCTGCTCGCCGCTGACCACCTCCAGCAGCTCGGCCGGGTCGGTGCCGCGCACGCTGCGGCGGTGCCGCTCCTGCAGCTCCGCCCGCAGCAGGCGGAACTCCTCCAGCTCCCGCTCCTTGCGCACCAGCAGGCCGCCGAAGGCCACCTCCGGCGCCACCGCGCTGAACCGGGCGGGCCTGCCCGGTGCCCGCGACACCAGCTCCAGGTCCACCAGCCTGCGCAGCACCGCGCCCAGGCGCCGGGCGTCCAGGCCGAGCCGGGCGGCCAGCTCCGCCGCGGTGCCCGGGTCGTCCAGCAGCGCCCGGTAGACGTCGAGGTCCAGCGGGCCGAGGTCGGATTCAGGCATATCGGCCCCGAACCGTGAACGGCAGCTTGGGTTGTGTTAACCGGATTCGCGTCATAGGCGCCCCATGTTGGCAGATGGCGGTTGTTTCGCGGCAGGGGCGGGCGAGTATCCGAAGACGTGTCGACGACCAGGGACGAGTTGGTGAACGCGGCCGCGCACGTGTTCGCGCGGGACGGGTACGCCCGGGCCACGGTGGACCGGGTGTGCGACCTGGCGGGTGTCACCAAAGGGGCGCTGTACGGGCATTTCACGTCGAAAGCGGAACTCGCGGTCGCGGTGGTGGAGCAGGACGCGGTGGAACTGGAACGCGCCCGGGAGCGCCTCCAGTGGCGGCACGCCGACCCGCTCCAGGTGCTGGTCGACCTCGGCCACCTGGTGCACGGTGGCGACCGGGTGGCGGGCCGGCTGGTGTACCGGGCGCCGGTGTGCGACGAGGTGGCGGGCGAGCTGGTCGCCTGGTGGACGCGCACGGCCCGCGACCTGCTGCTGAGCGCGTCCTACCGGGGCCAGCTGCACGCCGGGGTGGACCTGGACCGGGCCGCGCGCGGCGTGGTGACCTCCCTGGTGGGCACGCAGCTGATGGCGCAGGCCACCGGTTCCGGCGCGGAGGAGCGGGTCGCGGCCGTGTGGCGCGACTGGCTGCCGCGGGTGGCGCCGGCGGAGACCGTGCGGCGGCTGCGGCTGACCGCGCCCCGGCCGGACCGCCGCTGAGCCGCGCGTCTCGGTTGGCGTAACGGTGCAGGTGCACGTGCGCCGCGTTTGTGGTGGTAGGAGCCCTCTTGCGGTTGACGCGCTCCCCCAGTCTCGTTACGTTCAGTGGTGGAGGTGCGTACTGTGAGTGGCGACGGCAAAGGGCACTCCACCCGCGACCGGCTCGTCGAGGCGGCCATCGAGCTGTTCGACCGCGACGGGTACGACGCCACCTCCCTGGAGTCGGTCTGCCGGCGCGTCTCGGTCACCAAGGGCGCGCTCTACCGGCACTTCCCGTCGAAGCAGGCGCTGGCCGTGGCCGTGGCCGAGGAGTACTTCCGCTACTGGCACGAGGTGCGGGCGCGGGTCGAGGCGTCGGGCGCGGGACCGCTGGCCGCGCTGATCGAGGTGACCTGCCGGATGTGCGCCCTGGCCGACCGGGCGCCCGCGGTGCGGGTCGGGGTGCGGCTGCTGTTCACCAGCGAGCTGTTCGACCTGCTGGCGGGCGTGCACCTGGGCGGGCTGGTGGTGGTGGTGCGCGACCTGCTGGCGCGGGCCGTCGCGGCCGGCGAGGTGCGGCCGGGGACGCGGGTGCGCGAGGAGGCCGACGCCATCACCGCCGCGCTCGCCGGCGCGCAGGCCCTCGGCGCGGTCGGCGCCGGCGGGGGCAGCCCGCTGGACCGGATGACCGCCGAGTGGCGCCACCGCCTGGGCGACCTGGTGCCGCCCGAGCACCGGGGCTCCGCGCACGCCGCCCTGCTGCCGCGCCAGGTCGGGCGGTCGCCGGGGGCGCCGACCAGGCGGTGGCTGGTGGACGTGACCATCGACGAGCAGGACCGGGGCACGACGGCGCGGGCCCGGCTGCGCACCGGGGACGACGAGCACCTGGTCGGCACCGGGTCGGCACCCGGCGAGGACGTGGCGCCGGGTGCGCCCGGCGAGCTGGCCGCGGCCCGTGCGCTGTCCGACCTCGCGCGGCAACTGCTCGACACCGCTTCGAGCACGCACCTGCGCGACTGAGCGGACCCCTTCACTCGGACCCGTTATTCACAAATCCGCCCCTCCCCTCTTTCGTTACCGCGTGTGAATTCGGGGTTTCGTCCGCGTGCGTATTCGTGGATATTTGCGGTGACCAGGAATGGGGCCGGAGTTTGTAGTCTGGGAGCACGGAACCCCAGCCATTTTCCACCACTCCCCCGCGGGCCGGCGTTGTTCCGCGAAATCCCCAGTGAGGACCTCCATTCATGCTGCTCTCGAAGACAGCCCGCGCGGTCGCCGCCTGCGCCGTGCTCGGGCTGGTCGCCGCGGTACCCGCCCCCGGCGCCGCGGCCGCCCCGGCGGGCACCGCCGCGGTCGACCCCGCCGTGCTGGCGCGGACCGAGCTGTCCGGGACCTCGACCTTCTTCGTCCGCCTCAAGTCCGGCGCGGACCTCCACGCCGGACTCGACGCCACCGACCGCACCGAGCGCGTGCGCCGCGTGTACGAGGCGAAGCGCGCGCACGCCGAGCACTCCCAGGCGGCCCTGCGCGAGGTGCTGACCGCGCGCAAGGCGCCCTTCACCCCCTACTGGATCACCAACGCCATCCGGGTGACCGGCGACAAGCGGCTGCTGCTCGACCTGGCCGCGCACCCGGACGTGGCCGAGGTCCTGCCCGACCGCGAGTACCACCTGGCCACCCCCGTGCACCGGGAGGACGGCCCGCGAACGCAGGCCGTCGAGTGGAACGTCGAGCGGGTGCGGGCCCCGGAGGTCTGGCAGACCTACAACACCCGCGGCGAGGGGATCGTCGTCGGCACCATCGACACCGGCGCGCAGTTCGACCACCCCGCGATCGCCCGCCAGTACCGCGGCGCCCGGGTCGGCGCGCCCGACCACGACTACAACTGGTTCGACCCGTCGCACGTGTGCGGCAACCCGTCCGGCGCGCCGTGCGACAACGTCGGCCACGGCACGCACGTCCTGGGCACGGTCCTCGGCGACGACGGCGGTGACAACAAGACCGGTGTCGCGCCGGGCGCGCGGTGGATCGCCGCCAAGGGCTGCGAGACCGACAGCTGCTCCACCTCCGCGCTGCTGGCCTCCGGCCAGTGGATGGTCGCGCCGACCGACGCCGCCGGGCACAACCCGCGCCCGGACCTGGCGCCCGACGTGGTGAACAACTCCTGGGGCGGCAGCCCGAACGACCCGTTCTACCGCGACATCGTGTCGACCTGGGTGGCGGCGGGCATCTTCCCGGTGTTCTCCGCGGGCAACAACGGCAGCGCGGGCTGTGGCACGGTCGGCTCGCCCGGCGACTACCCGGCCTCCTACGCCGTGGGCGCGTCCACAGCGGACAACGGCATCGCCTGGTACTCCAGCCGCGGGCCGAGCGCGGTCGACGGCGGCGCCAAGCCGGACATCGTGGCACCCGGCGACGACGTGCGCTCCAGCGTGCCGGGCGGTTACGCCTCCTACAGCGGCACCTCGATGGCGGCGCCGCACGTGACCGGCGCGATCGCGCTGGTGTGGTCGGCCTCGCCGCACACCCGCCGCCAGGTGGCGCAGACGCGGGAGCTGCTGGACGGCTCGGCGGTCGCCACCGCCGACGGCACCTGCGGCGGCACCGGTTCCGACAACAACGTGTGGGGCCGCGGCAGGCTGGACGCGTTCGCGGCCGTCACCCGCGCACCGCGCGGACCGGTCGGCCACGCCGCCGGCACCGTCCGCTCGGGCGGCCTGCCGCTGGCCGACGTGGAGGTCCGGGTCGACGACGGCGCGGTCCGCACCACCAGGACCGCCGCCGACGGCACCTACGCGCTGCCCAACCTGCCGGTCGGCGAGCACACCGTCACCGCGGGCGCGTTCGGCTACCTCACCGTCTCCGCCCGCGTCACCATCACCGAGGACACCACCGCCACCGCGGACTTCGACCTGGCCGCCGCGCCGCGCCACACCGTCTCCGGGCAGGTGCGCGACGCCGGCGGCGCACCGGTCGCCGACAGCGAGGTCACCGCGGTGGACGCGCCGCTGCCGCCGGTGCGCACCGACGCCGAGGGCCGCTACCGGGTCGCCGACGTGCCGACCGGGCAGTACGACCTGACCGCGGCGGGCGGGCGGTGCCTGCTGCCGCAGCGGCTGCGCGTCGAGGTCGACGGCGACGAGCGGGTCGACTTCACCCTGCCGGTCAAGGGCGACGCCCACGGCCACGTGTGCGCCACCGGCGCCTCCTCGTGGACCGACACGGGCACCACGCTGCAACTCCAGGGCGACGACGCGTCGACGCCCGTCGACCTGCCGTTCCCGGTGAACCTGTACGACCAGTCCTACCGCCGGGTCAACGTGAGCACCAACGGCTTCCTCAGCTTCACCACGACCTCGCCCGTCTACCTCAACACGCCGCTGCCCGCCACCGGCGAGCCCAACGCGGCCGTCTACGCGCTGTGGGACGACCTGGTCGTGGACGGCGGCGCGTCGGTGCGCACCGCGACCACCGGCGAACCCGGGCGGCGGGAGTTCGTCGTCGAGTGGCGCGACGTGCGGTTCGTCGGCGCACCCGAAACCGTCCGGGTCAGCTTCCAGGTGGTGCTGCGCGAGCACGGCCCGATCTCGCTGCGCTACCGAGGCATCGGCGACCAGCCGGTGGAGGCGGGCGCCTCGGCGACCGTCGGCGTGGAGGACGAGACCGGCACCGACGCCCTGGAGTACGCCCACGGGCAGCCGGTCCTGCGCGACGACGTGGAGATCACCTTCAGCGTGCCCGGCACCGGCCTGGTCCGCGGCCGGGTGCTCGACGCCGGCGACCGCGGCCCGGTCGCGGACGCCGAGGTCACCGCGGTGCGGGAGGGGCGTCCCGACCTGGTCGTCCGCACCGACCGGGACGGCTACTACCAGCTGCGCGCCCGGGTCGGCGACGTGCGGCTCAGCGCCGCGCGGGAGCACTACGAGACCGCCGGGGCCGACGTGCGGCTGTCCGAACCGGACCGCGTGGTCGAGCGGGACTTCGAGCTGCGCACGGCCGCGTTGCAGGCCGAGCCCGCGACGCTGGACCTCGTGGTGCCGCAGGGCGAGAGCAGGCGGCGCACCGTGCGACTGGGCAACACCGGCAGCGCCGAGGCGACGTGGGAGGTCCGGGAGGCGGGCGGCGAGGCCACCCGGCAGGCCGCCTCGGTGCGGCAGGTCGCCGACCCCTCCGCCCGGACGAGCGCCGGGGTCGTCACGGACCGGCCCGACGTCGGCACCGCGACCGCGGGCCGGGTGATCCGGTCGTGGCCGACCACCGGCGTCGGGCTCGGCTGGGGCGTGGCCGCCCGCGACGGCGCCTGGATCTCCGACGGGTCGGGGCGCGCCAACCGGTACTTCACCGGTCAGGGCGTCCCGGGCGTGACGTGGTCCGCGCCGTGGGCCGACTGGCCCGCCGACGCGGCGCACGTGCCGGGGCGCGACCTGGTGTGCCAGGTCGCCGTCGGCGGTGACAACGGCATCCACTGCTGGAACCCGGCCACGGGCGAGGACGTCGAGCGCATCGCCGGCCCGCTGCCGTGGACGGCGACCTCGCAGCGCGGGCTGGCCTACCGCCCCGACGACGACACGTTCTACGTCGGCGGCTGGAACGAGGGCGTGATCTACCACGTCAAGGGCCTGTCCCACCCCGACCGCGGCGCGGTGGTCGGCCGCTGCTCCCCCGCCGACCGGGGGATCTCGGGCCTGGCCTGGAACAGCGCGTTCACGATGCTCTGGGTGGCCACCAACACCCAGACCGACACCATCTACGGCATCGACCCCGACACCTGCCAGACCCTGCGGACCATCGCGCCGCCCGACCAGGTCCCGTTCACCGGGGCCGGGCTGGACACCGACCCGTTCGGCAACCTGTGGGCGGTGTCCCAGGGCAGCCCGTCGACCGCGTACCTGGTCGAGAGCGACGCGCCGGACTTCACCGACGTGCCGTGGCTGCGGGCCGAGCCGGGCTCGGGGCGGATCGGCGTCGGCGGGGCGCAGGACGTGGAGGTGCGGGTCGACACCACCGGCCTGGCACCGGGCCAGTACGGCGCGACCCTGGTGTTCACCAGCAACAGCGGCCGGGAACCGGTGCGGGCGGTCCGGGTGCGGCTGGTCGTCCCCGGCTACCAGGCGGGGGTCAACGCGGGCGGCACGGCCCGCGTCGACGCCCTCGGCGACACCTGGCAGGCCGACCGGGCCTACACCGCCGGCGGCTTCGGGTACCTGGACAACCGGCGTTCCCGGGTGGTCCGCACGGCCATGCCCATCTCGGGCACCGACGAGCAACAGCTCTACCGCGACCAACGCGAGAACGCCTACGAGTACCGCTTCGACAACGTCCCCAACGGCTGGTACGCGGTGGACTTGGAGTTCGCCGAACTGCGCCGGACCCGACCCGACACCAGGGTCTTCGACGTACTGGCCGAGGACCGGGTGGTACTGCCCGCGGTGGACGTCGCCCTGGCCGCCGGCAGCTTCACCGCCCTGCACCGGACGGTATACGCGGAAGTGACCGACGGACAGCTCAACCTGCGACTGGCCAGACGGGTCGGCGACCCGATCGTCAACGCGATCCGGGTGACACACCGCCCCGACCACGTCGGCTGAGGGCGCGTCGGGCGGCCGGGGTGCGCCCCGGCCGCCCGACCCCGTCACGACCGGTTCACCGCGTGAGGCTGAAGGTGGGCATGATCCAGTAGTTGGTGTTCCGGTAGGTCTCCGTCGGGTAGCCACCACCCACGCCGTAGCGGTAGTAGGAGTACCCGGCCCGGAACGGCGACTGCGCCAGCAGCCCGGTGAAGTAGTCGGGGGACGCGGCGTAGCCACCGGCCGGGCTGTAGTAGGTGATCACGAATGATTGCCACCGCAGGAGCGCCAGGGGCGCGGTGAGGCGCACCCGCTGGACGCCCGTGCCCGGCGGCACCGCGACCTGCGTGAACAGGTTCCCGGTCGGGGTGTAGACGCGCAGGACCAGGTCACCGGTGTAGGCACCGCGCCGGATCGCCGCACCGGTGAGGTAGCCGTCCCGGTCGACCCCCATGCCCAGCCCCAGTTCCACCGGCTGGTCGTCGGTGTGGGCGGCCAGGGGCTTGTCGACCATGTCGAACACGCACTCGCAGCTGACCGGGGGCGGGGGCAGCGTCGGCCCGCCCACCTGCACGACCACCGAGGCGGCGGGCCCCGCCGTGCCGTCCACGACCGCGCGGGCCAGCACCGGGTGGGACCCCGTGGTGGTGGGCGTGAAGTCGTGGAACCACCCGCTCGGCGTGCCCGAGGCGGTCACCCACCCGGTGCCGCCGTCGGTGGACACCTCCACCCGCACGCCCGGTTCGGTCGACGAGGTGCCGGTGACCATCACCGTGGTGCCGGGCGAGATGAGGAGGTTGGGCGTCGGCGTCCGGATGACCGCCACGGGATCGGCCGACAGCGGCTCCGCGACGGCAGGCGCGGCGGTGACCACCAGCGAGGTCGCGGTCAGGAGGACGAGCAGTGCTCGTGGTCGGAACATGGTTCCCCTCTCGTGGCGCGCGCGTCGCGCCCCGGGGTGAGATCACGCCTCTCACCCGCCCCGCTACCGGAACCGTTGCCGGACAAGCCTTTTGGCGCAGCGGGTGCCCCGGAACCGGTCAACCGCTTGCGCCGTTGGTCCGGCCGCCGTTCCTCCGGCGGGACCGCCGGACCGCGGCTCCCCCTCACGTCCGGCTCCGCCACAGGGCCAGGTTGCTCCGGGTGACCAGGACGTCGGGGTGGTTCGACCCCAGCACCCGGAGCCGGTCGGCCAGCACCCCCTCCAGGTCCGCGACCGCCGCGGCGGCGTCGCCGGCCTCCCCGCGCCAGTGGGCGAGGTTGGCGCGGGTGAGCAGGGTGTCGGGGTGGTCGGCGCCCAGCACGCGGATGTCGTCGGCCAGCACGGCCGCCAGTTCGTCGACGGCTCCGGCGACGTCACCGGACTTGCCCCGCCACGTGGCGAGGTTGTGCCGGGCGGTGAGGGTGTAGGAGTGCTCCGGCCCCAGCGCCCGCAGGTGGTCGGCCAGCACGGTCTCCAGTTCGACGACGGCGTCGGCGGCGGTCTCGCGGGGGCGGTGCCACCGCGCGAGGGTCCCCCGGGTGGCGAGGGTCGCAGGGTGGTCGGGGCCGAGCACGCGCAGCCTGCCCGCCAGCACGGCTTCGAGGTCGGCCACCGCGCCCTCGACGTCCCCCGCCTCCCGGCGC
This portion of the Saccharothrix syringae genome encodes:
- a CDS encoding S8 family peptidase encodes the protein MMRRHGCALGVALLTAALIQGSAPPGAAAGPNASGPPAEAHRITLITGDVASYQQDPGTVRIDPAPREDGSQPSFATTTTAHGVFAYPSDALPLIGAGRLDPELFNITALVADGRQDDETPTIPVIAKPDGRPMALAVHTHLSDAVGVRVPKQDAPRFWASLKADELGLSSVRLDRKVRPLLERSTRQIGAPTAWDLGLDGSGVKVAVVDTGVDDTHPDLAGKVVAAADFSGEGDAVDRHGHGTHVASTIAGTGRASDGRNRGVAPGASLLSAKVFDGSGQGDESGVMAGIEWAVAQGADVVNLSMGSGVTDGSDPLSELVDSLSASTGTLFVVAAGNDGPGDRSINSPGSAASALTVGAVDRDDSLAWFTSRGPRLRDALVKPEIVAPGVGIVAARAAGTAMGEPVDDYYTAASGTSMATPHVAGAAALLAQQHPDWTGATIKDVLASTAKDVGHKWYEQGAGRLDVARAVTQRTTGPASASFGKVEGVAPAKHAVTYTNTGDAPLTAGLALGVASWDGSAPDPGTMALAGSSLALPARSTADITVTVDPDEGPFGVYGGTVVATTPDGGTVRTPVSTYNAPPLFPVSVRVLDTSGTPAKQAVVQLVDDRLGTENRNDPFLDQVEHWVDLVDGAGRVSLPASTYSALGWTSEKSLTARRWLGLSAAEVPVSGATTITLDGRATVPVSARPAGRTDQRDRTVALRRVLPATGDREGLVTEVGLSAGATPWEVRLTPAAAAGTGAVSVQDHGIHGSAAVDLKSGATTLDPVYDVPSITTWPGEHRLALVPQGAADQRGRAVLVRLPAPTGTTDPVSAANRAALAAAQTAAQAGAAAVIAYVDVPGALPLGPLTGAALPLLSLGNAQGEALRAAGGEVSITVRPVPAAMFNIDAVDRDGVPKEHVRTYRPEDLVAQQATYHADQPGLTGQKTWYAFPEGLWKTQFAQAVRVPLPGTWTEYTGPGDEQVVWKRVVSAAAPGGASLAMNQFNVYRPGERTRPDEHWFRAPLRATATELNADHPGRYPSAADRWKVLCSACREGDLFTPPLQWVDGAHFVSPHENGKYSAITTARLFRDDREIKPVDDPLAQFPRFPLAAESATYRLEVTDAMVGPGKSAAPSTLLFAHAQRTQTTWTFTSARSTAAPPAGYSCQGGSSCSFQPLILLDHRLPLTADNVLVGRSFEVAAASHTGARGGGAVVWLHVYASTDGTTWTELAAQPSGTGVWTVTAPSVSGDVWLRTEARDVRGNTVRQTVERAYRSP
- a CDS encoding helix-turn-helix transcriptional regulator; its protein translation is MPESDLGPLDLDVYRALLDDPGTAAELAARLGLDARRLGAVLRRLVDLELVSRAPGRPARFSAVAPEVAFGGLLVRKERELEEFRLLRAELQERHRRSVRGTDPAELLEVVSGEQAIARRAGQLMRSARREVRFVDKPPYAEPPTVLHPVERELLVRGVRFRGVYDRAALELHGLEDDLEPGLALGEQARVVAEAPLKMILVDGQIGLIPLDSAAADLRTALVVRPCTLLDALAALFESLWHQALPLALHNHSGLSTQDARLLALLTTGMPDRSIAKQLGLSYRTFQRRLRDLMAALGAQTRFQAGLRAAAKGWVRIPYQGDGLP
- a CDS encoding TetR/AcrR family transcriptional regulator — its product is MSTTRDELVNAAAHVFARDGYARATVDRVCDLAGVTKGALYGHFTSKAELAVAVVEQDAVELERARERLQWRHADPLQVLVDLGHLVHGGDRVAGRLVYRAPVCDEVAGELVAWWTRTARDLLLSASYRGQLHAGVDLDRAARGVVTSLVGTQLMAQATGSGAEERVAAVWRDWLPRVAPAETVRRLRLTAPRPDRR
- a CDS encoding TetR family transcriptional regulator encodes the protein MRTVSGDGKGHSTRDRLVEAAIELFDRDGYDATSLESVCRRVSVTKGALYRHFPSKQALAVAVAEEYFRYWHEVRARVEASGAGPLAALIEVTCRMCALADRAPAVRVGVRLLFTSELFDLLAGVHLGGLVVVVRDLLARAVAAGEVRPGTRVREEADAITAALAGAQALGAVGAGGGSPLDRMTAEWRHRLGDLVPPEHRGSAHAALLPRQVGRSPGAPTRRWLVDVTIDEQDRGTTARARLRTGDDEHLVGTGSAPGEDVAPGAPGELAAARALSDLARQLLDTASSTHLRD
- a CDS encoding S8 family serine peptidase, coding for MLLSKTARAVAACAVLGLVAAVPAPGAAAAPAGTAAVDPAVLARTELSGTSTFFVRLKSGADLHAGLDATDRTERVRRVYEAKRAHAEHSQAALREVLTARKAPFTPYWITNAIRVTGDKRLLLDLAAHPDVAEVLPDREYHLATPVHREDGPRTQAVEWNVERVRAPEVWQTYNTRGEGIVVGTIDTGAQFDHPAIARQYRGARVGAPDHDYNWFDPSHVCGNPSGAPCDNVGHGTHVLGTVLGDDGGDNKTGVAPGARWIAAKGCETDSCSTSALLASGQWMVAPTDAAGHNPRPDLAPDVVNNSWGGSPNDPFYRDIVSTWVAAGIFPVFSAGNNGSAGCGTVGSPGDYPASYAVGASTADNGIAWYSSRGPSAVDGGAKPDIVAPGDDVRSSVPGGYASYSGTSMAAPHVTGAIALVWSASPHTRRQVAQTRELLDGSAVATADGTCGGTGSDNNVWGRGRLDAFAAVTRAPRGPVGHAAGTVRSGGLPLADVEVRVDDGAVRTTRTAADGTYALPNLPVGEHTVTAGAFGYLTVSARVTITEDTTATADFDLAAAPRHTVSGQVRDAGGAPVADSEVTAVDAPLPPVRTDAEGRYRVADVPTGQYDLTAAGGRCLLPQRLRVEVDGDERVDFTLPVKGDAHGHVCATGASSWTDTGTTLQLQGDDASTPVDLPFPVNLYDQSYRRVNVSTNGFLSFTTTSPVYLNTPLPATGEPNAAVYALWDDLVVDGGASVRTATTGEPGRREFVVEWRDVRFVGAPETVRVSFQVVLREHGPISLRYRGIGDQPVEAGASATVGVEDETGTDALEYAHGQPVLRDDVEITFSVPGTGLVRGRVLDAGDRGPVADAEVTAVREGRPDLVVRTDRDGYYQLRARVGDVRLSAAREHYETAGADVRLSEPDRVVERDFELRTAALQAEPATLDLVVPQGESRRRTVRLGNTGSAEATWEVREAGGEATRQAASVRQVADPSARTSAGVVTDRPDVGTATAGRVIRSWPTTGVGLGWGVAARDGAWISDGSGRANRYFTGQGVPGVTWSAPWADWPADAAHVPGRDLVCQVAVGGDNGIHCWNPATGEDVERIAGPLPWTATSQRGLAYRPDDDTFYVGGWNEGVIYHVKGLSHPDRGAVVGRCSPADRGISGLAWNSAFTMLWVATNTQTDTIYGIDPDTCQTLRTIAPPDQVPFTGAGLDTDPFGNLWAVSQGSPSTAYLVESDAPDFTDVPWLRAEPGSGRIGVGGAQDVEVRVDTTGLAPGQYGATLVFTSNSGREPVRAVRVRLVVPGYQAGVNAGGTARVDALGDTWQADRAYTAGGFGYLDNRRSRVVRTAMPISGTDEQQLYRDQRENAYEYRFDNVPNGWYAVDLEFAELRRTRPDTRVFDVLAEDRVVLPAVDVALAAGSFTALHRTVYAEVTDGQLNLRLARRVGDPIVNAIRVTHRPDHVG
- a CDS encoding DUF4082 domain-containing protein gives rise to the protein MFRPRALLVLLTATSLVVTAAPAVAEPLSADPVAVIRTPTPNLLISPGTTVMVTGTSSTEPGVRVEVSTDGGTGWVTASGTPSGWFHDFTPTTTGSHPVLARAVVDGTAGPAASVVVQVGGPTLPPPPVSCECVFDMVDKPLAAHTDDQPVELGLGMGVDRDGYLTGAAIRRGAYTGDLVLRVYTPTGNLFTQVAVPPGTGVQRVRLTAPLALLRWQSFVITYYSPAGGYAASPDYFTGLLAQSPFRAGYSYYRYGVGGGYPTETYRNTNYWIMPTFSLTR